The Nitrospira sp. sequence AAGGTCTTGGCCACCGACGCAAAAGAAAAGTAAAACGTGACAAAGATGATCACGAGCGTCAGCGGCACGACGAACTTCAGTCGTTCCTTTACCCGCTGCATGAATTCATACTGGCCGGACCAAACGATCGTATAGCCCGCTGGCAGTTCGACTTTTGCTGCCACAACCCTTTTAAGGTCCTCCACGTATCCGCCGACATCACGCCCCGTCATGTCCAAGAACACATACCCTGAGAGCATGCCGTTTTCGTCACGGATCATCGGCGGCCCATTGACGAAACGTAGTGTCGCGAGTTGCGCTAGCGGCACTTGCGCGCCGGTCGGCGTATCCACCAGCACGCGCTTCAGCTTTTCAGGATCATCCCGCAATTCACGGAGATAACGGACGTTGATTGGATACCGCTCACGGCCCTCGATCGTCGTCGCGATGTTTTCGCCGCCGATGGCCGTTTCGATGATCTTGCCGACATCCATCAGCTTGAGCCCATAGCGTGCGATCTCCTCGCGATTGATATCGTAATCAAGGAAGTAGCCGCCTGACACTCGCTCTGCATACACGCTGCGCGTGCCTGGGACCTCTTTGAGCACCATTTCCAGATGTCCACCGATCTGTTCGATCTGTTTCAGATCGGGACCAAAGATCTTGATCCCGACCGGCGTCCGAATGCCAGTCGTCAACATGTCGATCCGGGCCTTAATCGGCATGGTCCAGGCGTTCGTCACACCAGGAATCTGGAGCGCTCGGTCCATTTCATCCACGAGTCCCTCATAGCTCAGACCTGGCCGCCACTGGTCTTTGGACTTTAGCTCAACCACGACTTCCATCATGCCAAAGGGCGCCGGGTCGGTGGAGGTTTCGGCTCGTCCAGACTTGCCGAAGACATGCTCCACCTCCGGAAAGGATCGCAGCTTTTGATCCATAATCTGCAGTAGCCGGCTGGCCTCCGTCACTGACAAGCCCGGCAAAGTCGTCGGCATATAGAGGATCGTGCCTTCGTACAGGGGCGGCATAAATTCGGAGCCCATCTGCTGGTAGAGCGGGACGATGCTGGCCATCAACACAATAGCTCCGATCACGACCGCTTTCCGATAGTACAAGGCCGTGCGCAGCACGGGCGCATAGAGCCGTTGGAGCCCGCGGGTGACAGGATGCTTCAGTTCCGGAAAGATCTTGCCTCGAATGAACGTCGGTAAGCAGGCCGGGACCAACGTGATGGCCAGGACCGCGCACATCACGATGGCCAGGTTGTTGGTCCAGGCCAGCGGCTTGAACATGCGGCCTTCTTGCGCTTCGAGCACGAAGACCGGGATGAACGAGATCGCGATGACGAGCACCGACGCAAAAATGGGCGGGCCGACTTCCTTGGCCGAATCGATCAGGACTTGGAGCCGATCGCCGACCTTCCCATCTCGTTCCCATTCCTCGAGGCGTTTGTGGGCGTTGTCCACCATCACGATAGCGGCATCGACCATGTCTCCGATCGCCACGATGATGCCGCCGAGCGACATGATGTTGATGCCGATGTTCATCAGATAGATGGGAATGAAAGAGATCAGGACGGCCAGCGGAAGCGTCAGGATCGGGACAATCGCAGAACGGACATGGAGCAAAAACGCCAGGATCAGTACCCCCGTGACCACCAATTCTTCGATCAGACTTTCCTTAGCCGTGGCGATAGATTCGTGAATCAAGTCGCTCCGGTCGTAGACCGTGACGACCTTCACGCCTTTCGGCATGGACGGCTCAATCTCTTTCAGCTTCGTCTTGACTCGTTCGATCACATTGAGCGCATTCTCGCCAAACCGCATAATCACAATGCCGCCTGCGACCTCGCCTTGCCCGTTGAACTCCGCCAGCCCTCGTCTCATGTCCGGCCCGAGCCGGACCGTGGCTACGTCGCGCAACAGAATTGGCGTCCCGTTCTCGTTGACTGCCACGGCGATCTTCTCTATGTCCTCAGCCCTCTTGATGTAGCCACGCCCGCGCACGACGTATTCGATCCCCGAAAACTCTACGACACGACCGCCCACGTCGTTGTTGCTCTGTCGAATCGTTTCGACAATAGAAGGAAGAGAAAGGCGATAGGCCAAGACCTTGGTCGGATCGAGATTTACTTGGTATTGCCGGACGAAACCGCCGATACTCGCCACTTCAGCCACGCCCTCCACGGCGCGCAGCCAATACCGGAGATACCAATCCTGGAAACTGCGCAGGGCGGCCAGATCATGCCGGCCAGTCTCATCGACGAGGGCGTACTGATAGACCCAGCCCACGCCCGTCGCGTCTGGGCCGAGCTGCGGCGTGACCCCTTCCGGCATCCGTCCAGAGAGTTGGCTCAACCGTTCGAGGATGCGCGACCTGGCCCAATAGATATCCGTGCCGTCTTTGAAGAGAATGTAGACATAGGAGTAGCCGAAGTCCGAGAAACCACGGACGACCGTCACGTTGGGAGCTGACAGGAGCGCTGTGACGATCGGATAGGTAATTTGGTCTTCGACCAGATCTGGCGAACGGCCCTGCCAGGTCGTATAGACGATGACTTGTGTATCGGAGATATCGGGCAGTGCGTCGATCGGCGTTTGCCACATGGCCCAGAGTCCGACCGCTGAGAATGCGAAGACCAGCAGGAAGACGATGAAGCGGTTTCTCGCGCTGAATTCGATGATCCATTCAACCACGGGCGTTCAATCCTTCATCTTCATGCCGGGCATGCCACCCATGCTCTCGACGACGGCCTTAAGACGGCTTTCGCTGTCAATTAAGAAGTTGGCTGAGGTGACAATGTGCTCACCTTCTTTCAGACCTGTCAGCACTTCAGACCATTCGCCGGTCTTGACTCCGGTTTTGATCAGGCGCGGCTCGAGTTTCCCGTCGCCCAGATGGAGAAAAACGACCTGCTTTTGTCCCGATTCGATGATGGCTTCTTGCGGAATCGCCAAACGAATGCCCAAATTCACCCGCAACTCCACGTTGGCATACATGTCCGGCTTGAGCGTGTCATCACGGTTGTCGAGTTCGAACCGCACCTTTGCCGTGCGGGTTTTCGGGTCCAAGGTGGGATAAATGAAGCTCACGTGGCCAGTCAGCGCCGTGCCAGGGTCGTAGGAGAGGGTGACGGCAGCATTCTGTCCCGCTTTGATGAACGACAGCTCGTATTCGTAAATGTCCGCCAAGATCCAGATATGGGAGAGATCCGCAATGGTATAGAGTTCTACTCCAGCATCCACATGCGCACCGGCGAGGGCGTCCTTCTTGATCACCGTTCCGGTGATGGGCGAATGGATCGGCAGGGTTTTCAGCACCTTCCCGGTCTTTTCGAGTTCTTGGATGTGATCATCCGTGATATCCCAGAGCTGAAAGCGGCGCTTGGTCGCTTCGAGCAAATCCTTGGAGCCTTGCGCCACTTCGGGAAACTCGCTGCCCCCCAATTGCTTCTGACTATGCACCGCGAGGAGATACTCCTCTTGAGTTGCGACCAGATCGGGACTATAGATCGTGAAGAGCGCCTGACCTTTCTTCACGTGATCCCCGAGCGCGCTGACGAACAGCTCTTCGATCCACCCGTGAAACTTGATCGTGACTTTGGCCTGCTTGCGCTCGTCAATGGCAACTCTGCCGACCGTGCGGATACTCTTCTCCAAGGGACGACGTACCACCTGCCCATACTTCACCCCGATTGTTTGCAGCCGTTCCGGTGCAATGGTCACGATGCCTGGCACACCTTCGGACTCGAGGGGAGTCTCCGGTCCAACCGCTTCCTCCACCGGGGCCGGTTTCCTCTGTTGCTCCTTTCCCATCCCCGGCATGTCCATCCCGGCCATCTCGTCCTGTCGGGAATCCGTCGGTGGAGGCACCACCGGCCTCGTCGTCAACCAGACAACTGCGGCAGCGGCTATGATTATGATGAGGACCGCTGCCATACCGATGACACGCTGACGAGTCATGATCACGGTTTTCTTTCCGACAACGGGCCGTCGAATGCCCCACCCGTTACAGCTTCGAGCCGAGCGAGCGCTTTCTCGTGGTTTACCATCTCGCCATGCAGCTCAAGCTGGCTTTCTTGCAACGTCAGGAGGCTATTCAGCAGCGTGAGGAAGTCTACTTTCCCCACCGCGTACCCTGCTTGCGCGGCCTGCAGGCCGAGCGTGGCCTGGGGAATGATGGCATCGCGTAAGATGGTGATCAGCCGCTCGGCCCGCTGGGCCTGCACAAATCCATCTTTCACCTGGAACAACAGATCCTGACGAGTCGCCGTAAAATCCTCACGCGCTCCCTCTAAGCTGGCTAGCGCTTCTCGGACCCCTTGTTTCTGTTTGGTTTCATAGAATAAGGGGATCTTGATGCCCACCATCACCTGGTAGCCGTTGTCATTGATCTTGTCGTTGCGGATGCCGAGAGCTGTGACATCGAAATCCGGATAGAACTGTCGCTTCGCAAGGGAGACAACCCGCTCAGAACGATCGATGCCTTTTGCCGTCGCGAGCAGCGCAGGTGAGAATTCGTTTGCCCGCCTGTTGAGTTCCTGAAGAGGGAGTGTCAGAAGGGTACTCTGTACGTCTTCCGGGGTGCCCAACGGACCATCTGGTGGACGATTCAAGAGCCGATTGATGGCTGCGTGAAGGCTCTCTTTCTGCTGGTCGAGGACGGCCAGCCGATCGAGGACGCGTGAAATTTCGACCTGGGCGCGAAACACGTCCTGCTGCGCGGCTTGCCCAACGCTGTATCGAGTCTTGGCTGTCTTCTCGAATTGCGTCAGCAGTCCCTTGTTTCTCCCCACGATGTCGATGCTCTTATGGACGAAGTGGAGATCGAAATAAGCCTGCTTCAGCGCTGCCACGAGCCGCAAACGGGCCGCAAGATACTCTTGTTCCATTCGCTCCGCCTCCTGTTGAGCGACTTCTCCTCTCAGCTTGAGCTTGCCCGGAAAGGGGATGTCCTGCCCGACTCCATACATCACCCCTTCAACTACGGGAGGCACCATCGGCATACGCTGATAGCCAATTTGAAGACGAGGATCGGGCAAGGTCTGAACTTGTGGTACGACCGCCTTCGCGGATTCCCATCGTTGGCGGGCCGCCTTAATCTCGGGATTTGCGGCTTCGAGTTCTCGAATAAGGCTGGAAAGCTCCAAGCGTGGTTCAGCCGATTCCTCGGCCGCGCCGACCGGCCAGGGGAGAAGCAGGAGCGTTAGCGTAATCAGCCACCCGGCCCGCACTCGAGGGAATGAAAGAGGGATACGAGTGTGTTTCATGACCCACCTCCGACGGTAAAAAGCATTACCGCCCGCTCAGCGTCAGCAGCTAAGCAGGGGACGACGAAACCGGAGGTGGACGATCAGATGCGAAGAACCGAGGAGGAGCTTATAGAGAGAGGAACAAGGGAATACGCCGTACTCCAAGACCACATCGTCTCAGTAGAGACATCGGTGGAGATTCCGGGATGATTGAGTAGAGACGGAACAGGATCAATCACCACCACGCTGTTTTTTATCTGACGCTCAGGAGACGCGGTCAGTGAGGGAGAGCACATGATGGCCCCGTCCATTGGACAGGCCATATCATTCATTTCTTCAGACACCTGTGGCAGGTCGTCAGCCAACGATAAATCCGGCACCGAACACATTATCCCGACGATCTGGCAGAAGGCAAAGACCAGAACCATGAACCGTATGGTAGCTTGGACACGCATTATAAAATAAAGCCGACCTCTCCCACGCTAGGGCAATTAGTATACGCTCATTCGAGCAGGTCCATCAAGTCCAGCAAACTCCCTACAGGAGCATCAACAATGCCAGCAAACCAATTCGAGGAGCCTCACGGAATAGGAATTATGATTCCAAGAGATTGCGACGATCTCCAGTCGATGATGTCGATTTCTTTCCATGCAAGTAGTGGGGCGTTTCCGGACAGCTGCGTAGTTTGTAACCGTGGCGAATTGCCTCACGTGAGAGGATCAAGCAGAGCCATCCAGTTAGCGAAGTGAAGGAACAAGAAAGAATGTTGCCTGACTTGATGATACCATCCATATGGGCATGTCGTTCTACCGAAGCTTCGGTGACCATCTCCCGCTGGTGCGCAAAAGACGGCGCGAACCGAGTCAAATTCAATTTTGTGGTGGGCATACGGGCGTGTTCTACACCAGAAATGGATTACCGCAGAAGGTCGGAATTCTGAGCTGCAGGTATAATGCGATACGAAAGAGCTTCCCATGACTACGCCAAAGAAGAAACAAACCGGTTTGTCTTCTAATGCCGAGTCAGTCATTCATCGACTAGCAGAGAATCAATCCCTTTTCGAGGCATTCCTGCGCCGTCGGGTGGAGGATGACTTCATCGTCCAGGACCTCCTCCAGCAGAGCTTGGTGAAAGCTATTCAGCAACAGCATTCGTTGAACAACGAAGAAAGCGTAGTGCCGTGGTTTTATCGAATACTTCGCAATACCGTGATCGATTACTATCGTTCAAAAGCATCCGAGAAAGCCAGACGAAACGATTTTCTGGAACAAGCCAAGGTCTTAGCCGACGACCATGTACCGTCGTTGGATGAGGTCAAATCGACGGTGTGTCGCTGCCTGGATGACGCCATATCGGTTCTTCGTCCAGGTTATTCCGAATTGATCCGACGGATTGATTTGGCGGGTGAAACCGTCTCTGTAGTCGCAAAAGATTTGCAGATCACGCCCAACAATGCAACGGTTCGCCTTCATCGCGCCCGTCAGGCTTTACGACAAAGTTTGGAGCTGTCATGCGGCGTATGCAGCACGCATGGTTGTATCAACTGCACGTGCAAAGAATCCTAGAACTTGCGCGATTTCATCCATGTGCCGGTCCCTTCCCGCGTGAACTGTAACATTCGGTGGCTCCTTCCGTCAGTAAAGGTGTACGAGGCGAATCAATCGACTCAGAACCCACAGATGATAAGGAGGTAGTAATGCAGATATTGGCAGTACAGATCGACGGTAGGACCAGCGGGCATTGCATTGTAAGAATTATCTAGGCAGTGAAGGGCTGCTATTCCACCTGAATCCTCTCCGATCGTTCCTCCATAATCTGAAGAGTGGTATGCTCAATTTTCCACCGGTCTCGTAGCAACGATTGAAGACGGCCCAACACTGCATCCCGATCCTCACCTACCGAGACCACCACGTGAGCGCTAAGGGCGTCCAAGCCGGTAGTAATGGTCCAAATGTGAAGATCATGAATTCCTATCACCCCAGGCACACCAGCCATGGCTTGTCCCACCTGTATAGCGTTCAGATGAGTCGGCACCCCTTCCATGAGGACATGCGCGGCTTGAGAAAGCAGTCCCCATGTGCGCCACACAATAAAGAGACTGATTCCAGCGCTCAGGAGAGGATCGATGAGCACCCATCCAGTCATCCAGATGATGCTCCCGCCGAGTATGACCCCGAACGAACTAATGGCATCACTGAGCATTTCGAGATAAGCACTGCGAACATTCAGACTTGATGCGGATTCGTGAGCAAGCAGTTTCATGCTAGCAACATTTACAGCGAGGCCGACAAGTCCGATGAACAACATCGGAATGCCAAATACATGGGCCGGCTCGAATACACGTCGGTACGCCTCGTAGAGAATCCAGACCGACAGCAACAACAGCACCACGGCATTAGTAACAGCGGCAAGTATCTCAGCACGGTGATACCCATAGCTTTTCTCCGGCGTGGATGGCCTTTCCGCCATCCACATGGCAAACGCACTGAGTCCAAGCGCTGCCACATCCGTCAGCATATGGCCTGCATCCGCCAACAACGCTAAACTTCCCGTGAACAAACCGCCGATCACCTCAATGACCATAAACGTTCCAGTCATCATTAGGACGATCAGCAGATTTTTTTGCTGTCCGGATCTGCGTTCTGAATGGCTATGCATGAGAGCCTCTTTCGTTTGAGCCGCTGGCTTTCTCCAGTCTTGCTTGTAGTAGGTTCTGCATCGTAATTGTGCCCCAGGAGTAGCAATCATACTGTCGAAGCACGATAAGCCTCTTCACAATCATGGTTTTGTCTACAGAGTAGATCGTCGGGCACCGACTAGAGAGTCCGTTTCCTGTCGTTCAACCATTCGGTGTTCCATCCACCGATAGAGCACCGGCAATACCAGGAGGGTTAAAGCGGTCGATGAGAACAGGCCCCCGATCACGACCGTGGCGAGCGGTCGCTGGATCTCGGAACCGGGCCCAGTCGCCAACAACAGCGGAATGAGCGCCATCATCGCGACAATCGCCGTCATCAATACGGGACGTAACCGCAAAACCATACCGGTCAGCACGGCCTCGTCTAGCGGCATGCCTTGTCCGCGCAGTTGGTTGATATAGGCGATTTTCACGACCCCATTGAGCACCGCGACACCGAACAAGGCAATAAATCCGACTGATGCCGGAACGGAGAGGTAGAGCCCGCCGAGCAACAGTCCCAGTAGCCCCCCGACCATCGCAAACGGAATCGCCAGGAGAATGAGCGCCGCTTGCCTGAGGTTGCCGAAGGTAAAAAAGAGCAGCAGAAAGATTAGTGCAATAACGAGAGGCACGACGATAGCCAGGCGAGCCATCGCCTGCTGTTGGTTTTCGAATTGGCCTCCCCAGACGACATAATAGCCTGACGGAAGCTTCACCAGCCGATCGACTGCTGCTTGCGCCTCTTCGACCGCGCCGACCAGGTCGCGACCGACGACATTGGCTTCGATCACAATTCGGCGGCTCGCGTGCTCACGGCTGATCTGTGCCGGGCCGTCCACAATTCGAATATCGGCCAAATCCCGAAGAGGAATGCGGGAGCCGTCCGGCGCGGTCACCCAGAGTGCGGCAATCGTCGACACATCGGCGCGCCGATCATCCGGAAATCGTACCCTGATCGGAAAACGCCATTGCCCTTCGAACATTTCCCCTGCGGCAAGGCCACCACCGACGGCTTCAATCACTTCTGTGATTTCAGCCACGTTGATTCCATGGCGCGCAATTTTGGCACGGTCGATGTCGAGCTTCAGATAATAGAGGCCCGATACCTGTTCAACCCGAAGATCGGACATTCCGCGCACATCCCGCAGCACCCGCGCCATCTCATCCGCCTTCGCCCGCAAGGTCTCAAGATCCTCGCCGAACAGTTTGACGGCGACCTGAGACCGGACCCCCGAAACCAATTCATCAACGCGCATGGCGATCGGCTGTGATAACCCGAACGCGATGCCGGGTACTTGCTCCATCCGGCTGCGAACCTGCTCCTCAATCTCTGGTTTAGACTTGGCTTCCCACTCGGATTTGGGCTTGAGCAAGACGTACATGTCACTGACTTCCATCCCCATCGGATCGGTGCCCAGTTCATTTGCTCCCGTACGGGAAATGACAGAGCGCACGTCCGGGATCTCAAGCAAGACTCGTTCGACCTCCCCGGAGATCTTCAGCGATTCGGTCAAGCTGATGCTGGGAAGCCGCATGATATTCACCACGATCGTGCCTTCATCCATGATGGGGACGAACTCCCGGCCTATGAACGGAATCAGTGCCGCCCCCCCGACGAGCACACCCGCCGCTATGAGGACGACCAGACCCGTGTGGTGGATGGCCTGCTCTAACAGCCGGCGATACCCTCGCCGCCAGCGCTCCAACAGGGGCCCGCTCTTCTCCGTGGCCCGAGGCTTCATCAGCACCGCAGCCAGCACGGGGATGACTGTCATCGAGAGCAGTAAGGAACTCAGGAGGGCGATCACCACCGTGAGGGCCAGCGGAACGAACATTTTGCCTTCCATGCCTTGAAGCGTCAGGAGGGGAACAAAGGTCAATGCAATGATCAATTCTCCGAAGAGGCTCGGTTTCCGTACTTCCAGCACAGCGCGTAAGACAACTGGCAATCGGTCCGTGATCGAGAGGGCACGGCCCTTGGTTTGCTCCGTCAAATGCCGCTCGACATTCTCAACCTGCACGATGGCCGCATCGACAATCATTCCAAGCGAAATGGCCAACCCGCCCAGAGACATCAGATTCGCCGACAGGCCGACCTGTTGCATGATCAGGAATGTGGCGAGGACGGCCAGTGGTAATGTCAGGGCGACAACAAGGGCGCCACGCAGATTTCGGAGAAACAAATACAGCACGAGAATGACGACCGCGACACCCTCCAGCAAGGCCCGTTCGACCGTATCGAGGGCGCGTGTCACCAATTCGATGCGATCCAGGAAAGGCACCATCTTCACATCGGCCGGCAAGACCCGATTGATCAGCTCGACCTTGTCTTTCACTGTGGAGACAATGTCCCGACTGTTGCCGCCTCGCAGCATGACGGCAATCCCTTCCAGCACCTCGCCCTTCCCGTCACGCGTCGTGCCCCCCAAACGGATGGCCATGCCTTGTCGAACCTGCGCGACGTCTCGAAGATAGATCGGTGTGCCCTTGTGCGCGGCGACCACGATCTGCTCCAAATCTTGTGCGGAGCGGGCCAGTCCTACACCATGGACGACCAACTTATCTCCGCCGTGCTCAATGTAACTGCCCCCGGCATTTTGGTTGTTGCCTGCGACGGCCGCATGGACCTGCCGCAACGTGAGGTCAAAGCTCGTCAATCGATTGGGATCGACGAGGACCTCATACTGTTTTGCAAAGCCCCCCAAGGTATCGACATCCGCGAGGCCTGGGACCGCGCGCAGCATCGGACGGATCACCCAGTCTTGCAGAGTCCGCAACTCCATGAGACTCTGTGTCGAGCCCTCGACGAGATACATGTAGACCTCGCTCAATCCAGTACTGACCGGTCCCAGTACCGGCTCGGCGCTTTGTGGGAGCCCGGATTGCGCCCGGAGTATCCGTTCCAAAACGAGTTGTCTTGCGAAATAGAGATCGATCCGATCCTCAAAGACCACCGTGATCACAGAAAGTCCGAATCGCGAAATAGACCGCATTTCCGTTTTGCCCGGCAGGTTCGTTAGTTCGATCTCCAATGGGAAAGTCACGAGGCGTTCGATTTCTGAGGGAGCGAGGGACGGTGCGCGGGTGATCACTTGGACCTGAACTGGCGTGACATCGGGAAAGGCATCGATCGGGAGATGGCGGAACGCCGCTATGCCGCTCACGATGAGCACGACCGTGGCGAGCAACACGATGAGCCGTTGTTCGAGCATGGTGTAAATCAGCCGTTCAATCATGAGCCGCCCTCCGATGGGAGCTGTTCGCGAAGGTACTCGGACTTGAGGGCATAACTGCCTTGGGTCACGACTTCATCTCCGACCACCACTCCAGTGAGAACCTGAATGTACTCGCTTGATCCCTGGCCAAGGGTCACATCATGGGCTTCGAATCGACGTGGTCCCTGCACCACAAAGGCGACGGTCCGGCTGCCGACCTGCTGCACCGCCGCACGTGGCAGGCTCAAGACGGATTGCTCCTCTGTAGACACCGCGACTTCGGCGAACATCTCCGGCCGTAATCGGCCCTCAGGGTTGGACACATCCGCTCGCACCATGACTGTCCGCGTAGCCGGATCGATGACCGCCCCCACGTAGTTGATAGCGCCTCGGAAAACCGCGTCCGGATAGGCCGACACCCGCACCTCAAGGGTGAGTCCGGTTTTCAGCTGACCGGCCTGTTGCTCCGGGAAGTCCGCGCGCACCCAGACAGTCGAGAGATCCGCCACGGTGAACAGGGTCTTATTGGGATCAACCACTTCGCCGATCGTCGCGTTCCGTTCGATCACTTCGCCGGTAAAGGGGGCGCGAAGGGAGACTTGCGCGACCTCCGCATGGGGCAAGGTCTTGTCGGTCAACCGCTGAATCTCCCGTTCCGTCATGCCGAGTAAATGCAGCTTTTCTTCCGCTTCAAGGAGAGCGGCCCGGGCGTTCTCATAGTCGGCCTCGCGCCGTTGGTATTCCCCTGCGCCGATCGCCCCGCGATCCAGCAACGCGGTAGCCCGGTCCAGCGCCTTTTCTGTGACCGTTAGCGTCGCCTTTCCTTTGCGATATTCCAATTGTGCTTCTCCAAAGGCAGGACTATCGAGCAGAAGCAGCCGGTTGCCTTCTTTGACTTGGTCTCCCAGGTTGGCATAGACGGCCACGATATGCCCGGGAACTCTCGCGCTGAGGTGCGCCAATCGATTCTCATTGGCCAAAACCTTTCCCCCTTGCGCCTTGAGGACGGTCCGAATGGGCCGGATCGCCACTCGATCCGTCTGAAGCTTTGTGACGGTCGGGCTCCCTTCCGGCAGTTCGAGGATGCCGGGCTCAGCAGATGCCGTAGCGTTCGGTGGAGGTGGCTTCGGCACCTCGTCTTGCTTGGACTCACAAGACATAAGCAAGGTGGCGACGAACAGGAACTGGACGATCCATACAAGAAGCGATGACGGAGGCATCACCACACGACTATTCATGGCAATCCTCCCACCGCCCGCTCCAGTCGGGCCAACGCGATGGAATGATCAGCTTGTGCTTGGGCATATTCGAGCAAGGTCTGGCGATAGACACGCTGTGCGTCAATGACTTCGAGCAGGCTGGTCGCTCCGTGGCGAAAACTGAACTGGGCGATGTCGAGGGCTTCTTGGGCTTGATGCAGAAGCCCTTGTTCAAAAACCTTCATCTGCGCTTGACCGGTCTGCATGTCCTGAAAATGCCGTACGATGGTCTGCTCTAATTCCTGCTGCATTCGATCTCGCTCCGCTTGCGCTTCTCGATGTGTTCCCATCGCCACCCCGATTTCGCCCTGTCGGCGATACCAAACGGGCAGTGCCACACTGAATCCCGCCGTGATGGATTCATCGCCGGCTTCTCGATGATATTGGCCGATCACTGAGACATTCGGGATGCGCGACGCGCGTTCGTGCTCGATCGTGTATGCGGCTTGCTCGACCACCTTTTGCTGTCGCCGCAGTGCAGGTTGTCGGTCGATCGCTTGATTCATCAATGTGTGGAGTTCCAAGTCGGCTCTCACTGTTTCAAACTCTCCTTGAACGGCAAATGATTCTCCCAAAGCTTTGCCTGTCACCGTGTTG is a genomic window containing:
- a CDS encoding cation transporter yields the protein MHSHSERRSGQQKNLLIVLMMTGTFMVIEVIGGLFTGSLALLADAGHMLTDVAALGLSAFAMWMAERPSTPEKSYGYHRAEILAAVTNAVVLLLLSVWILYEAYRRVFEPAHVFGIPMLFIGLVGLAVNVASMKLLAHESASSLNVRSAYLEMLSDAISSFGVILGGSIIWMTGWVLIDPLLSAGISLFIVWRTWGLLSQAAHVLMEGVPTHLNAIQVGQAMAGVPGVIGIHDLHIWTITTGLDALSAHVVVSVGEDRDAVLGRLQSLLRDRWKIEHTTLQIMEERSERIQVE
- a CDS encoding sigma-70 family RNA polymerase sigma factor; amino-acid sequence: MTTPKKKQTGLSSNAESVIHRLAENQSLFEAFLRRRVEDDFIVQDLLQQSLVKAIQQQHSLNNEESVVPWFYRILRNTVIDYYRSKASEKARRNDFLEQAKVLADDHVPSLDEVKSTVCRCLDDAISVLRPGYSELIRRIDLAGETVSVVAKDLQITPNNATVRLHRARQALRQSLELSCGVCSTHGCINCTCKES
- a CDS encoding efflux RND transporter periplasmic adaptor subunit gives rise to the protein MTIAPERLQTIGVKYGQVVRRPLEKSIRTVGRVAIDERKQAKVTIKFHGWIEELFVSALGDHVKKGQALFTIYSPDLVATQEEYLLAVHSQKQLGGSEFPEVAQGSKDLLEATKRRFQLWDITDDHIQELEKTGKVLKTLPIHSPITGTVIKKDALAGAHVDAGVELYTIADLSHIWILADIYEYELSFIKAGQNAAVTLSYDPGTALTGHVSFIYPTLDPKTRTAKVRFELDNRDDTLKPDMYANVELRVNLGIRLAIPQEAIIESGQKQVVFLHLGDGKLEPRLIKTGVKTGEWSEVLTGLKEGEHIVTSANFLIDSESRLKAVVESMGGMPGMKMKD
- a CDS encoding efflux RND transporter permease subunit, whose protein sequence is MVEWIIEFSARNRFIVFLLVFAFSAVGLWAMWQTPIDALPDISDTQVIVYTTWQGRSPDLVEDQITYPIVTALLSAPNVTVVRGFSDFGYSYVYILFKDGTDIYWARSRILERLSQLSGRMPEGVTPQLGPDATGVGWVYQYALVDETGRHDLAALRSFQDWYLRYWLRAVEGVAEVASIGGFVRQYQVNLDPTKVLAYRLSLPSIVETIRQSNNDVGGRVVEFSGIEYVVRGRGYIKRAEDIEKIAVAVNENGTPILLRDVATVRLGPDMRRGLAEFNGQGEVAGGIVIMRFGENALNVIERVKTKLKEIEPSMPKGVKVVTVYDRSDLIHESIATAKESLIEELVVTGVLILAFLLHVRSAIVPILTLPLAVLISFIPIYLMNIGINIMSLGGIIVAIGDMVDAAIVMVDNAHKRLEEWERDGKVGDRLQVLIDSAKEVGPPIFASVLVIAISFIPVFVLEAQEGRMFKPLAWTNNLAIVMCAVLAITLVPACLPTFIRGKIFPELKHPVTRGLQRLYAPVLRTALYYRKAVVIGAIVLMASIVPLYQQMGSEFMPPLYEGTILYMPTTLPGLSVTEASRLLQIMDQKLRSFPEVEHVFGKSGRAETSTDPAPFGMMEVVVELKSKDQWRPGLSYEGLVDEMDRALQIPGVTNAWTMPIKARIDMLTTGIRTPVGIKIFGPDLKQIEQIGGHLEMVLKEVPGTRSVYAERVSGGYFLDYDINREEIARYGLKLMDVGKIIETAIGGENIATTIEGRERYPINVRYLRELRDDPEKLKRVLVDTPTGAQVPLAQLATLRFVNGPPMIRDENGMLSGYVFLDMTGRDVGGYVEDLKRVVAAKVELPAGYTIVWSGQYEFMQRVKERLKFVVPLTLVIIFVTFYFSFASVAKTFMVMIGVPLSLVGAVWYLSILGYNMSIAVWVGLITVVGTAAETSAVMLAYLDEACARRKAAGGLTTLEDLIDTVQLGAVERIRPMMMIGLVDVIGLIPVMWATGTGADVMKRIAAPQVGGVFSAMVLTLFVIPPIYVMWRWWSERRQGRTIKIEARGS
- a CDS encoding TolC family protein; its protein translation is MKHTRIPLSFPRVRAGWLITLTLLLLPWPVGAAEESAEPRLELSSLIRELEAANPEIKAARQRWESAKAVVPQVQTLPDPRLQIGYQRMPMVPPVVEGVMYGVGQDIPFPGKLKLRGEVAQQEAERMEQEYLAARLRLVAALKQAYFDLHFVHKSIDIVGRNKGLLTQFEKTAKTRYSVGQAAQQDVFRAQVEISRVLDRLAVLDQQKESLHAAINRLLNRPPDGPLGTPEDVQSTLLTLPLQELNRRANEFSPALLATAKGIDRSERVVSLAKRQFYPDFDVTALGIRNDKINDNGYQVMVGIKIPLFYETKQKQGVREALASLEGAREDFTATRQDLLFQVKDGFVQAQRAERLITILRDAIIPQATLGLQAAQAGYAVGKVDFLTLLNSLLTLQESQLELHGEMVNHEKALARLEAVTGGAFDGPLSERKP